Proteins encoded by one window of Zonotrichia leucophrys gambelii isolate GWCS_2022_RI unplaced genomic scaffold, RI_Zleu_2.0 Scaffold_845_21206, whole genome shotgun sequence:
- the LOC135442012 gene encoding olfactory receptor 14A16-like, protein MFFFLLNLALSDLGSICTTVPKAMHNSLWDTRIISYSGCAAQLFLFVFFISAEFFLLTVMCYDRYVSICKPLHYGTLLGSRACAHMAAAAWASAFLYSLLHTANTFSLPLCHGNALGQFFCEVPQILKLSCSQSSFRNIWISLLGVCLSFGCFVFIVFSYVQIFRAVLRIPSEQGQHKAFSTCLPHLAVVSLFLSTGFLAYLKPPSISSPSLDLAVSILYSVVTPALNPFIYSMRNQELKASMWALMTGCFQDH, encoded by the coding sequence atgttcttcttcctgctcaacctggccctcagtgacctgggctccatctgcaccactgtccccaaagccatgcacaattccctgtgggacaccaggatcatctcctactcaggatgtgctgcacagctctttcttttcgtatttttcatttcagcagagtttttcctcctgaccgtgatgtgctacgaccgctacgtgtccatctgcaaacccctgcactatgggaccctcctgggcagcagagcttgtgcccacatggcagcagctgcctgggccagtgcctttctctactcactgctgcacacagccaatacattttccctgcccctgtgccatggcaatgccctgggccagttcttctgtgaggttccccagatcctcaagcttTCCTGCTCACAGTCCAGCTTCAGAAATATTTGGATTTCATTGCTTGGTGTCTGTTTaagttttggttgttttgtgttcattgttttctcctatgtgcagatcttcagagctgtgctgaggatcccctctgagcagggacagcacaaagccttttccacctgcctccctcacctggccgtggtctccctgttcctcagcactggctttttagcctacctgaagcccccctccatctcatccccatccctggatctggcagTGTCAattctgtactcggtggtgaCTCCAGCACTGAACCCCTTCATCTACAGcatgaggaaccaggagctcaaggcttcCATGTGGGCACTGATGACTGGTTGCTTTCAGGACCATTAA